One genomic region from Spirulina subsalsa PCC 9445 encodes:
- a CDS encoding Rpn family recombination-promoting nuclease/putative transposase — MKTDSIFYRIFQQYPRSFFELLNRPPTEANNYQFTSVEVKQLAFRLDGLFLPVSEDTTQPFYLAEVQFQPDETLYYRLFAELFLYLRQYQPPHPWQVVVIYPTRSIEREPPQHFRDLLRSGTVTRVYLDELEGVQERLGVSIIQLVVEEESQAMELAQRLIQQAQEVLVTSPIQRDIIDLIETIVVYKLPQLSREEIAEMLGLTDLKQTRFYQEAFEEGRQEGRQEGIEQAQRNLIQRLLSRGHSPSEIAELLDFPL; from the coding sequence ATGAAAACCGACAGCATCTTTTACCGCATCTTTCAACAATATCCTCGCAGCTTCTTTGAATTACTCAACCGTCCTCCCACCGAAGCCAATAACTACCAATTCACCTCCGTAGAAGTCAAGCAACTCGCCTTTCGCCTAGATGGTCTTTTCCTTCCTGTCTCAGAGGATACCACCCAACCTTTTTATCTAGCGGAGGTTCAATTCCAACCCGACGAAACCCTGTACTATCGTCTTTTCGCCGAACTCTTCCTTTATCTCCGTCAATACCAACCCCCCCATCCTTGGCAAGTTGTTGTGATTTATCCCACTCGTAGCATTGAACGAGAACCCCCCCAACACTTCAGGGACTTATTGCGTTCTGGTACAGTGACTCGGGTTTATCTCGACGAGTTAGAAGGAGTCCAGGAAAGGCTAGGAGTGAGTATAATTCAGTTAGTGGTGGAAGAAGAAAGCCAAGCGATGGAATTGGCACAAAGACTCATTCAACAAGCTCAAGAGGTGTTAGTCACCAGTCCCATTCAGCGAGATATTATTGACTTAATTGAAACAATTGTTGTGTACAAATTACCCCAACTGAGTCGAGAGGAGATAGCAGAAATGTTAGGATTAACGGATTTAAAACAAACTCGTTTCTATCAAGAAGCTTTTGAAGAAGGCCGCCAAGAAGGTCGTCAGGAAGGGATAGAACAAGCTCAAAGAAACCTAATTCAACGTCTCTTGAGTCGTGGTCACAGTCCATCGGAAATTGCGGAGTTACTCGACTTCCCCTTA
- a CDS encoding S8 family serine peptidase: MTNPEEVEVSPSPTGVVEAKIGLILQRGGEELPLLKVGDRFTLALKTKEIPPAFQQWRLRAIPPSELWEVRVTPQALEEQLALARQHPEVAFASHVYQLQQSPETLLYLSREITLQFRDSLTETEQQAIADSWGLDRQEAIPGIPNTFIYFLTPTSPENPLKLANRLSAHPDILTAEPNVILQQAAYYRPQEEHYSEQWYLFHQGGNQLAVNSHIEIEKAWDITRGVRSVVVAVADDAIDLNHPDFQGKGKIVAPYDFKDQDFLPIPGNRQESHGTACAGIAVAEENGTGIIGVAPNCALMPLRTTGYLDDRSIEQLFNWAVEKKADVISCSWGAAVVHFPLSLRQRATLHRAATQGRDGKGCVIVFAAGNANRPVQGKIYERDWPNNLLNGPTDWLSGFAAHPDVIAVSASTSLNKKAAYSNWGEHISVCAPSNNAPPGMWFQQTGFVQTAPRVTTWLPGRGIFTTDLLGDLGYDSGDFTRSFGGTSSACPVVAGVAALMLSVNPDLTAQQVKQLLQNSTDKIVDRDRDPQLGLQLGTYNQQGHSQWFGYGKVNAFRAVQAAQQQQAQGGRTGSIQTLELRQNQPLTIPDHDPRGGVSAIAFNQTGQVEQVEVQLELRHQFLGDLEVYLLPPTGETLLLQNRSLGNQTLLRATYNSLNTPLLQRLRGRSGRGNWQLWIIDHAPGDTGQLWSWGLKISLLL, translated from the coding sequence ATGACTAACCCGGAAGAGGTAGAAGTTTCTCCCAGTCCCACTGGGGTAGTTGAAGCGAAAATCGGTCTAATTTTACAACGGGGGGGGGAAGAGTTACCCCTGCTGAAAGTGGGCGATCGCTTTACCCTCGCGCTCAAGACTAAGGAAATCCCCCCAGCCTTTCAACAGTGGCGTTTGAGAGCGATTCCCCCCAGCGAATTATGGGAGGTGCGAGTGACCCCCCAAGCCCTAGAGGAACAACTCGCCCTCGCTCGGCAACATCCCGAGGTGGCTTTTGCCAGTCATGTCTACCAACTCCAACAGAGTCCCGAAACCTTACTCTATTTGAGTCGGGAAATCACCCTGCAATTTCGGGACTCCCTGACCGAAACGGAACAACAAGCCATTGCCGATAGTTGGGGACTCGACCGCCAAGAAGCCATCCCCGGCATCCCCAACACCTTTATTTATTTCCTCACCCCCACCTCCCCAGAAAACCCCCTCAAACTCGCCAATCGCTTAAGCGCCCATCCTGACATCCTCACCGCAGAACCGAATGTGATTTTGCAACAGGCGGCCTATTATCGTCCCCAAGAAGAACATTACAGCGAACAATGGTACTTATTTCACCAAGGGGGCAATCAATTAGCGGTTAATTCTCATATTGAGATCGAGAAAGCTTGGGATATTACCCGGGGGGTGCGTTCGGTAGTGGTGGCTGTTGCCGATGATGCCATTGACCTGAATCATCCCGACTTTCAAGGCAAGGGAAAAATTGTCGCCCCCTATGACTTCAAAGATCAGGACTTTTTACCCATCCCCGGCAACCGCCAAGAAAGTCACGGCACAGCCTGCGCGGGAATTGCGGTAGCGGAGGAAAATGGGACAGGAATTATCGGCGTGGCCCCGAACTGCGCTCTGATGCCCTTGCGGACGACGGGCTATTTAGATGATCGGTCGATTGAGCAGTTATTTAACTGGGCGGTGGAGAAAAAAGCTGATGTGATCTCCTGTAGTTGGGGGGCGGCGGTGGTTCACTTTCCCCTCTCCCTACGGCAACGGGCGACCTTGCACCGGGCGGCGACCCAAGGGCGAGACGGCAAGGGCTGCGTGATTGTCTTTGCGGCGGGCAATGCTAACCGTCCGGTACAGGGGAAAATCTATGAGCGAGACTGGCCAAATAATTTACTCAATGGGCCGACGGATTGGTTAAGTGGTTTTGCGGCTCATCCAGATGTGATTGCGGTGTCGGCTTCGACCAGCTTGAATAAGAAGGCGGCTTATAGTAATTGGGGGGAACATATTTCAGTCTGCGCGCCTAGTAATAATGCCCCGCCGGGGATGTGGTTTCAACAGACGGGGTTTGTGCAAACGGCGCCGAGAGTGACAACGTGGTTGCCGGGACGGGGAATTTTTACCACAGATTTATTGGGAGATTTGGGCTATGATTCGGGGGATTTTACCCGTAGTTTTGGCGGCACGTCCAGCGCTTGCCCGGTGGTGGCTGGGGTGGCGGCTTTGATGCTATCGGTTAACCCTGACTTAACCGCCCAACAGGTGAAGCAACTGTTGCAGAATAGCACCGATAAGATTGTAGACCGCGATCGCGACCCCCAACTAGGGTTACAACTGGGGACGTACAATCAACAAGGTCATTCTCAATGGTTTGGTTACGGGAAAGTGAACGCTTTTCGGGCAGTGCAGGCCGCCCAACAACAACAGGCCCAAGGGGGGAGGACGGGTTCTATACAAACCTTAGAATTACGGCAAAATCAGCCCCTCACTATCCCCGATCATGATCCTCGGGGGGGGGTGAGTGCGATCGCCTTCAATCAAACCGGACAGGTGGAACAGGTGGAGGTACAACTGGAACTCAGACACCAGTTTCTGGGGGATTTGGAGGTTTATCTGCTCCCCCCCACGGGAGAAACCTTACTTTTACAAAATCGCAGTCTGGGCAACCAAACTCTGTTACGCGCCACGTATAATTCCCTCAATACTCCCCTCCTCCAGCGTCTTAGGGGACGGTCTGGGCGAGGCAATTGGCAACTCTGGATCATCGATCATGCCCCGGGGGATACTGGGCAGTTGTGGAGTTGGGGGTTAAAAATTAGTTTACTCCTCTAA
- a CDS encoding Uma2 family endonuclease yields MIAVPNYVSPEEYLTLELQSDYRHEYRRGLVYAMSGGTDNHDRIAFNLLKMIDNHLGDSQCRFYSGNVRVNYQDEFYYYPDAFVTCDPRDRGDRYLKRYPKLIVEVLSPSTQAFDLDEKFRDYQKITALEEYVLIAQDRQWVECHRRRGENWEVVVYEAGDSVLLTSLGLGFEIDQLYRGLD; encoded by the coding sequence ATGATTGCTGTTCCGAACTATGTTAGCCCAGAAGAGTATTTAACTTTAGAGCTTCAAAGTGACTATCGTCATGAATATAGACGGGGTTTGGTCTATGCGATGTCGGGGGGGACGGATAATCATGATCGCATTGCTTTTAATCTGTTGAAGATGATTGACAATCATTTGGGAGACTCACAATGTCGATTTTATTCAGGTAATGTGAGGGTGAATTATCAGGATGAGTTTTATTACTATCCTGATGCTTTTGTGACTTGTGATCCGAGGGATCGGGGCGATCGCTACCTTAAGCGCTATCCTAAGCTGATTGTAGAGGTGCTATCCCCCAGTACCCAAGCCTTTGACCTCGATGAGAAGTTCCGAGATTATCAAAAAATTACCGCATTAGAGGAATATGTTTTGATTGCTCAAGATCGGCAATGGGTCGAATGTCATCGTCGCCGAGGAGAGAATTGGGAGGTGGTGGTGTATGAAGCAGGGGATTCTGTTCTCTTAACCAGTTTGGGATTAGGATTTGAGATTGACCAACTCTATCGGGGTTTAGATTGA
- a CDS encoding peptidoglycan-binding domain-containing protein: MDTLSLNQIYACYEEAEQIEYEVPTVSFFDWRKIPSGVWLGALATGVFATSMMVAAPAFALRVQTPNGSPLCARNQPSASGPCLTVSNGAALLPVVARSGDWLQLSSGRWVYGPYTTAQTSQPPVGGGRARRVSTPNGGELCARNQPAATGACTGVRNGAVLLPVVAQSGDWLQLSSGRWVYGPYTAPVNGATRPGTGGVMLRMGSTGDAVRQVQTRLGVTIDGVYGANTAAAVRRFQSQQGLLVDGIVGPQTRSALGL; the protein is encoded by the coding sequence ATGGATACTTTATCTTTGAACCAAATTTATGCTTGTTATGAAGAAGCCGAACAAATTGAGTATGAAGTCCCTACAGTAAGCTTCTTTGACTGGCGGAAAATCCCCAGCGGGGTGTGGTTAGGGGCTTTAGCGACTGGGGTATTCGCCACGAGTATGATGGTCGCCGCGCCTGCTTTTGCCCTGCGTGTCCAAACCCCCAACGGTAGCCCCCTCTGCGCTCGCAATCAACCTTCTGCTTCTGGACCTTGCTTGACGGTTTCCAATGGGGCGGCTTTGTTGCCTGTGGTGGCCAGAAGTGGGGATTGGTTACAGCTTTCTAGTGGTCGTTGGGTTTATGGGCCTTATACGACGGCTCAAACGTCTCAGCCTCCGGTGGGCGGGGGGCGTGCGCGTCGGGTGAGTACGCCTAATGGTGGTGAATTATGCGCTCGCAATCAACCCGCTGCTACGGGTGCTTGTACCGGTGTACGCAATGGGGCGGTTTTACTGCCTGTGGTGGCTCAAAGTGGGGACTGGTTGCAGCTTTCTAGTGGTCGTTGGGTGTATGGCCCCTATACGGCTCCGGTGAATGGTGCTACAAGACCGGGAACTGGGGGCGTAATGTTGCGTATGGGTTCAACGGGGGATGCGGTGCGGCAAGTCCAAACCCGTTTAGGTGTGACGATTGATGGGGTTTATGGGGCTAATACGGCGGCGGCTGTGCGTCGTTTCCAATCTCAACAGGGTTTGCTGGTGGATGGTATTGTGGGGCCACAAACTCGTTCTGCTTTAGGGTTGTAA
- the ldpA gene encoding circadian clock protein LdpA, whose amino-acid sequence MIEIYSPISSLQSGCWFKLICGASFQHLPAIRNLTLAYALGGADCIDVAADPAVIAATQEALGVACALQEEAQARGFLMVTKPWLMVSLNDGDDPHFRKAVFDPRFCPSTCPRPCEGICPAEAIPGRDYANAFGENPGVIEALCYGCGRCLPVCPSQLITAQSYVSTPEIVVPLLFDRGIDALEIHTQTGHFEGFQRLWQAIAPYQHQLKLLAISCPDHQDLILYLKTLYQWVSPLPCPLIWQTDGRPMSGDIGKGATRAAVKLAEKVLAAHLPGYVQLAGGTNQQTVEKLRRAKLLNLNPSLISSEQTIAGVAYGSYARTQLTSLLHQLEERSQSPCGKPQLEHHPDLLWQAVTLAHQLVAPLKRSPPVSRQEGEKPGVGSS is encoded by the coding sequence GTGATTGAAATATATTCTCCCATTAGTTCACTCCAGTCGGGCTGCTGGTTCAAACTCATTTGTGGGGCTAGTTTTCAGCATCTTCCGGCTATCCGAAATCTCACCTTGGCTTATGCGTTGGGTGGTGCAGATTGTATTGACGTAGCCGCCGATCCGGCCGTCATCGCGGCGACCCAAGAAGCCCTAGGGGTGGCTTGTGCTTTGCAGGAAGAAGCCCAAGCGCGGGGGTTTTTGATGGTGACAAAACCTTGGTTGATGGTGAGCTTGAATGATGGGGACGATCCCCATTTTCGTAAGGCGGTGTTTGACCCGCGATTTTGTCCATCGACCTGTCCTCGCCCTTGCGAGGGGATTTGTCCGGCCGAGGCGATTCCGGGGAGAGACTACGCCAACGCCTTTGGAGAGAATCCGGGGGTGATAGAAGCTCTCTGTTATGGCTGTGGGCGGTGTTTGCCCGTTTGTCCGAGTCAGTTAATTACCGCACAATCCTATGTTTCCACCCCGGAAATTGTCGTGCCGCTCCTGTTTGACCGGGGGATTGATGCCCTAGAAATTCATACCCAAACGGGTCATTTTGAGGGCTTCCAACGACTTTGGCAGGCGATCGCACCCTATCAGCACCAACTCAAGCTATTAGCCATCAGTTGCCCCGATCATCAGGATCTCATCCTCTATCTTAAAACCCTTTATCAATGGGTTTCCCCCTTACCCTGTCCCCTCATTTGGCAAACCGACGGTCGGCCCATGAGTGGAGATATTGGCAAGGGAGCAACTCGTGCTGCTGTGAAGCTGGCCGAGAAAGTCTTGGCCGCCCATCTACCCGGTTATGTTCAACTGGCCGGAGGTACGAATCAGCAGACGGTGGAAAAACTGCGACGGGCAAAACTCCTCAATCTGAACCCATCTCTGATATCCTCAGAGCAAACCATTGCGGGAGTTGCCTATGGCAGTTATGCCCGCACTCAACTGACTTCCCTCCTCCACCAACTGGAGGAACGTAGTCAGTCCCCTTGCGGTAAACCCCAACTAGAACACCATCCTGATTTACTCTGGCAAGCAGTCACCCTTGCCCATCAGTTGGTTGCTCCCCTTAAAAGGAGTCCACCTGTGTCCCGTCAGGAGGGAGAAAAGCCCGGAGTCGGGTCGTCCTAA
- a CDS encoding R3H domain-containing nucleic acid-binding protein, with amino-acid sequence MTNPQIIQSFPEPVFTTTPTAKPHDSKPLKRTEIADNLDQLLEMLPPSIGEKLAQHPSRDIVIEVVMDLGRLPEVRFPHGAEYLAETPITREDLQYSINRVGSFSGDNRAGIERTLHRISAMRNRGGDIIGLTCRVGRAVYGTIGMIRDLVETGQSILLLGRPGVGKTTVLREIARVLADELHKRVVIIDTSNEIAGDGDIPHPAIGRARRMQVARPELQHQVMIEAVENHTPQVIVIDEIGTELEALAARTIAERGVQLVGTAHGNQIENLIKNPTLADLIGGIQAVTLGDDEARRRGSQKTVLERKAPPTFEIAVEMQERQRWVVHPNVSDTVDLLLRGQEPSPQIRTQNEAGEVEIITQKPALQPLPSRGGLTVAPPTQPGGWRASGRMRPVPSGSPTVVNAEFEQMLDQAWHQPELVEDKVRTPGPNGEDWPMYIYPYGVGRSQLEQVIELLNLPVVLTKDMNSADIVLALRSQIKNHSKLRQIAKARQLPIHAVKSSTIPQITKALRRALGMDDFNSSEGLDLRLFSHQGSDDELEALEEARLAVEQIVIPKGQPVELLPRSPKVRKMQHELVEHYRLQSDSFGEEPNRRLRIYPA; translated from the coding sequence ATGACAAATCCCCAAATAATACAATCCTTTCCCGAACCTGTTTTTACAACAACGCCTACTGCTAAACCTCACGATTCAAAACCCTTGAAACGCACAGAAATCGCCGATAACTTAGACCAACTTCTAGAGATGTTGCCCCCCAGCATCGGGGAAAAACTCGCCCAACATCCCTCTCGGGACATTGTGATTGAAGTGGTGATGGACTTAGGGCGCTTGCCGGAAGTTCGTTTTCCTCACGGGGCTGAATATCTCGCTGAAACCCCTATTACTCGCGAAGATTTGCAGTATAGCATCAACCGGGTGGGTAGCTTTAGCGGGGACAATCGCGCTGGCATTGAGCGCACCTTGCACCGCATTAGCGCCATGCGGAATCGAGGTGGAGATATTATCGGCTTGACCTGCCGGGTAGGTCGTGCGGTTTATGGCACCATTGGCATGATTCGGGATTTGGTCGAAACGGGACAGTCCATCTTGCTCTTGGGTCGTCCGGGGGTGGGGAAAACAACCGTATTGCGGGAGATTGCCCGGGTGCTAGCCGATGAGTTACATAAACGGGTGGTGATTATCGATACCTCTAACGAAATCGCTGGGGATGGGGATATTCCCCATCCGGCCATTGGTCGCGCTCGTCGGATGCAGGTGGCTCGACCGGAGTTACAACATCAGGTGATGATTGAAGCGGTGGAAAACCATACCCCTCAAGTGATTGTCATTGATGAAATTGGGACGGAATTAGAGGCGCTAGCCGCTCGTACTATTGCAGAACGCGGGGTGCAGTTGGTGGGAACCGCTCACGGGAATCAAATTGAAAACCTGATCAAAAACCCGACCTTAGCTGACCTGATTGGGGGGATTCAAGCGGTGACACTGGGGGATGATGAAGCCCGACGACGGGGTTCTCAGAAGACAGTGTTGGAGCGGAAAGCACCGCCCACCTTTGAAATTGCCGTGGAAATGCAGGAACGTCAGCGCTGGGTGGTTCATCCTAATGTGTCTGATACGGTGGACTTGTTGCTGCGTGGTCAGGAACCCTCGCCCCAAATTCGCACCCAAAACGAGGCGGGCGAGGTGGAAATTATTACCCAGAAACCCGCATTGCAGCCTTTACCTAGTCGTGGAGGGTTAACGGTGGCACCTCCGACCCAACCGGGGGGCTGGCGGGCTTCCGGGCGAATGCGTCCAGTCCCCAGTGGCAGCCCGACGGTGGTCAATGCGGAGTTTGAGCAGATGTTAGATCAAGCTTGGCATCAGCCGGAATTGGTGGAGGATAAGGTACGGACTCCTGGGCCGAATGGGGAAGATTGGCCGATGTATATTTATCCCTATGGGGTGGGGCGATCGCAACTAGAACAAGTAATCGAGTTGTTGAACTTGCCTGTGGTGTTAACCAAGGACATGAATAGCGCGGATATTGTGTTGGCGCTGCGATCGCAAATCAAAAACCATTCCAAACTGCGTCAAATCGCCAAAGCCCGCCAACTGCCCATTCATGCCGTCAAATCTAGCACCATCCCCCAAATCACCAAAGCCCTCCGTCGTGCTTTAGGGATGGACGATTTCAACAGTTCCGAAGGCCTCGATTTGCGCTTATTTAGCCATCAGGGGAGTGATGACGAATTAGAAGCCCTAGAGGAAGCCCGATTAGCCGTCGAGCAAATTGTCATCCCCAAAGGGCAACCCGTCGAATTATTACCTCGCTCCCCCAAAGTCCGTAAAATGCAGCACGAATTAGTCGAACACTATCGCCTACAATCCGACAGTTTTGGGGAAGAACCCAACCGTCGTTTACGGATTTATCCCGCCTGA
- a CDS encoding DUF2887 domain-containing protein, with the protein YLDELEGVQERLGVSIIQLVVEEEGQAMELAQRLIQQTQEVLDTSPIQRDIIDLIETIVVYKLPQLSREEIAEMLGLTDLKQTRFYQEAFEEGRQEGRQEGRQEGRQEGRQEGWQEGMEQGIEQGVEQAQRNLIQRLLSRGQSPSEIAALLDLPVERVQQLL; encoded by the coding sequence TCTATCTCGACGAGTTAGAAGGAGTACAGGAACGTCTAGGAGTGAGTATAATTCAGTTAGTGGTGGAAGAAGAAGGCCAAGCGATGGAACTGGCACAAAGACTAATTCAGCAAACCCAAGAGGTATTAGACACCAGTCCCATTCAGCGAGATATTATTGACTTAATTGAAACAATTGTTGTGTACAAATTACCCCAACTGAGTCGAGAGGAGATAGCAGAAATGTTAGGATTAACGGATTTAAAACAAACTCGTTTCTATCAAGAAGCTTTTGAAGAAGGCCGCCAAGAAGGTCGTCAGGAAGGTCGTCAAGAAGGTCGTCAGGAAGGTCGTCAGGAAGGTTGGCAAGAAGGGATGGAACAAGGGATTGAACAGGGGGTGGAACAAGCTCAAAGAAACTTAATTCAACGTCTCTTGAGTCGTGGTCAAAGTCCATCGGAAATTGCTGCGTTACTGGATTTACCTGTGGAAAGAGTCCAGCAACTTCTGTAA
- a CDS encoding RNA-guided endonuclease InsQ/TnpB family protein, producing the protein MLNLNYCYRIYPDASQEKELLDWLEICRGVYNYALAERKEWINSRKCQVNACSLHSEYIIPADQPFPDYYKQKKALTQAKQQYPELKRVQSQVLQEVMGRLDKAFNFFWKRSFGFPRFKKYGQFRSINFPQFRENPVTGYQLRLPKLGSVVINLHRPIPDGFVVKQVQIVKKASGWYAVICIQSDVNIPSPKPEGKSLGIDLGLEKFIATSQGKLIARPKFFLELQSQLKWLQRRLSKKQKGSKNWHKAREKVAKLHEHIYNTRKNFHYQVAHHLCDQANIIFAEDLNVKAMSRGMLCKPTLDAGFGGFLEVLKHVAWKRDVYFEKVDANFTSQICPSCGVVTGKKDLSQRVHVREALRSKCSHCGFVTDRDVAAAMVVEQRGLAALGLGVKLPGSEEVIGDVPKKTSRASRRNRKAS; encoded by the coding sequence GTGTTAAACCTCAACTATTGCTACAGAATTTATCCAGATGCCAGTCAAGAAAAAGAATTACTTGACTGGCTAGAAATCTGTCGAGGGGTATATAATTATGCCTTGGCAGAACGAAAAGAATGGATAAATTCTCGCAAGTGTCAGGTTAACGCTTGTAGCCTTCATTCTGAGTACATTATACCTGCGGATCAACCTTTTCCCGACTACTATAAACAGAAAAAAGCTTTAACTCAAGCCAAACAGCAATACCCAGAACTAAAACGAGTTCAGTCTCAGGTCTTGCAAGAGGTTATGGGGCGTTTAGACAAAGCGTTTAACTTTTTCTGGAAAAGAAGTTTTGGTTTTCCTAGGTTTAAGAAATATGGTCAGTTTCGGTCGATTAACTTTCCTCAATTCAGGGAAAACCCCGTAACTGGATATCAATTGAGACTCCCTAAGCTAGGCTCTGTGGTCATTAATCTACACAGACCTATACCTGATGGATTTGTAGTTAAACAAGTTCAGATCGTTAAAAAAGCTTCGGGTTGGTATGCTGTTATCTGTATTCAATCAGATGTTAATATTCCTTCTCCAAAGCCTGAAGGAAAATCTCTAGGGATTGATTTGGGACTTGAGAAGTTTATAGCAACATCTCAGGGGAAATTAATAGCTAGACCTAAGTTTTTCTTGGAACTTCAAAGTCAGCTTAAATGGCTACAAAGGAGATTGTCGAAGAAACAGAAAGGGTCAAAAAACTGGCATAAAGCTCGGGAAAAAGTAGCTAAACTTCATGAACACATTTATAACACTCGCAAGAACTTTCATTATCAAGTCGCTCATCATCTTTGTGACCAAGCCAATATCATTTTTGCCGAAGATTTGAACGTCAAAGCCATGTCTAGGGGAATGTTGTGTAAACCTACCCTTGATGCTGGTTTTGGGGGTTTTCTGGAGGTATTAAAGCACGTGGCTTGGAAACGAGATGTTTATTTTGAGAAAGTTGATGCTAATTTCACTAGCCAAATTTGTCCGAGTTGTGGTGTAGTGACTGGTAAGAAAGACTTGTCTCAACGAGTGCATGTTCGCGAAGCGTTGCGTAGCAAATGTTCTCATTGTGGGTTTGTAACGGATAGGGACGTTGCTGCGGCGATGGTTGTTGAGCAACGTGGACTTGCAGCCCTTGGACTGGGGGTCAAGCTGCCTGGGTCGGAAGAGGTTATCGGGGATGTCCCTAAAAAGACATCTAGAGCCTCCCGTAGAAACAGGAAAGCCTCATAG
- the hypE gene encoding hydrogenase expression/formation protein HypE, with translation MSDFNLSCPIPLDQYPQVLLAHGGGGKLMNQLIEQMFAPTFQATTPPHDSIRLNLPGEKIAFTTDSYVIRPLFFPGGDIGSLAIHGTVNDLAMSGARPLYLSAGFILEEGLDMTLLWRVVQSMQQAAQQAGVQIVTGDTKVVDRGKGDGIFINTAGIGIIEHNQIIAPPSVAVGDQVLLSGDLGRHGIAIMAVREGLAFETTIESDSASVAPPVLELLNAGVTIHCLRDLTRGGLASALNEIASSAKVQIHITERAIPVREDVQGACEILGFDPLYVANEGRFIAFVPPHDLDKALGILQQFDPQATVIGSVTATASQTLGLVTLESGIGATRIVDMLSGEQLPRIC, from the coding sequence ATGAGCGATTTTAACCTCTCCTGTCCCATTCCCTTAGATCAATATCCCCAAGTCCTATTAGCTCACGGTGGCGGAGGCAAACTGATGAACCAACTCATCGAACAGATGTTTGCTCCCACCTTCCAAGCCACCACCCCGCCCCACGACTCCATCCGCCTCAATCTACCCGGTGAGAAAATCGCCTTTACCACTGACTCCTATGTAATTCGTCCCCTCTTTTTCCCCGGCGGTGATATTGGTTCCCTCGCCATTCATGGCACCGTCAATGATTTAGCCATGAGTGGGGCGCGTCCCCTCTATCTCAGCGCCGGATTTATCTTAGAAGAAGGCCTAGACATGACCCTACTTTGGCGTGTTGTCCAGTCCATGCAGCAGGCCGCCCAACAAGCCGGAGTCCAAATCGTCACGGGAGATACAAAAGTAGTAGACCGGGGCAAAGGAGACGGTATTTTTATTAATACCGCAGGCATTGGCATCATTGAACATAACCAAATCATCGCCCCCCCCTCCGTTGCCGTGGGAGATCAGGTACTGTTAAGCGGAGATTTAGGTCGTCATGGCATTGCTATCATGGCTGTGCGGGAAGGATTAGCCTTTGAAACCACCATTGAGAGTGATTCAGCATCCGTTGCCCCCCCAGTCCTGGAATTACTCAATGCTGGGGTGACAATCCACTGTTTACGGGACTTGACCCGAGGTGGACTGGCCAGCGCCCTCAATGAAATTGCCAGCAGTGCAAAGGTGCAAATTCACATCACAGAACGAGCTATTCCCGTCCGGGAAGATGTGCAAGGGGCCTGTGAAATATTGGGCTTTGACCCCCTCTATGTGGCCAACGAGGGGCGATTTATCGCCTTTGTCCCACCCCATGACCTAGACAAAGCTCTAGGGATTTTACAGCAATTTGACCCCCAAGCGACTGTAATTGGAAGCGTTACAGCAACAGCCAGCCAAACTTTAGGCCTAGTCACCCTAGAAAGCGGAATTGGAGCAACCCGCATTGTAGATATGCTGAGTGGAGAACAGTTGCCCCGCATTTGTTAG